The following nucleotide sequence is from Paenibacillus andongensis.
TCTGCGCACGTTCCGTAAATCTTCCAAACATCATAGAGAACACCTCCAAAATTAGTATATCTATAGAAATCCTAAAGGATGAATCTAATATAGGGATCTTTAACGGAGTTAAAGTCTCTCCTCTTTCTTAAACCCTACCAAATCTTTCGCGTATCAATTCTGCCCTGCGTATGTCTCGCTCTTCGGCATTTAATTTCTCCCCGGCATATTGCTGAAGAAAACCAGGCTGTGTCATCACCAACAATTCATTCAAAACATTCGATGAGACGTTGTTGATAATCCCGAGGTCAATGCCAAGTCTTACATCAGATAAACGCTGCGCGGCCTCTTTCGAATCCATGATTCCCGCATAAGACAGAATGCCTAATGAACGGTTCACACGATCTATTATCCGCATTCGAGACTCTTGAATCAGCTTATGTCTCGCAGCACGTTCATGCTCTATAATTTGCCTTGCTACACTGTGCAAATTATCAATAATCTCATCTTCGGACTGGCCAAGTGTAATTTGATTCGATATTTGAAACAGATTTCCTAAAGCTTCGCTGCCTTCCCCGTATAATCCTCTAACTGTCAACCCAACTTGTGTAACCGCTGATAAAATCCGATTAATTTGTTGGCTTAGCACTAGCGCCGGTAAATGCATCATCACCGAAGCGCGGATACCGGTACCGACATTCGTAGGGCAGCTTGTTAAGTAGCCTCTCTTTTCGTCATACCCGTAATCCAGCTGTGTTTCAAAAATATCATCAATTTGGTTCGCCAAATCCCATACTTCTTTAATCTGAAAACCTGGACATAGACATTGTATGCGAAGATGATCCTCTTCGTTGATCATAATACTAATGGACTCATTTTCGCTTAAAATAACGGCGCCATTCCTGGACTCGTTAGCTAAATTGGGACTAATTAAATGCTTTTCTACCAGAACCATTCGTTCAAGCTCATTTAGATCCGATAGCGGTATGAGCGAAAAATTGCTTATCGTCTCCAACTCATCATTTTCAAGTACACCGGATAAATGATCCAGCACTT
It contains:
- a CDS encoding protein arginine kinase, with the protein product MKGEGPESDIVISSRIRIARNLRDYPYPMLATNQQSQEVLDHLSGVLENDELETISNFSLIPLSDLNELERMVLVEKHLISPNLANESRNGAVILSENESISIMINEEDHLRIQCLCPGFQIKEVWDLANQIDDIFETQLDYGYDEKRGYLTSCPTNVGTGIRASVMMHLPALVLSQQINRILSAVTQVGLTVRGLYGEGSEALGNLFQISNQITLGQSEDEIIDNLHSVARQIIEHERAARHKLIQESRMRIIDRVNRSLGILSYAGIMDSKEAAQRLSDVRLGIDLGIINNVSSNVLNELLVMTQPGFLQQYAGEKLNAEERDIRRAELIRERFGRV